The following proteins are co-located in the Pedobacter sp. FW305-3-2-15-E-R2A2 genome:
- a CDS encoding helix-turn-helix domain-containing protein codes for MELAEAKQKFIEAWGKLGSEWGINRTMAQVHALLLVSPEALTTEEIMDDLSISRGNANMTLRDLIGWGLVEKQHRAGERKEYFFADKDTWNIAKQVAKERRKRELDPVLKILNELSTVKGDDKDPEFLTFHKSVTDINKLAKNVDKTLDTMIKAEESWFWGSIVKMFR; via the coding sequence ATGGAACTGGCAGAAGCAAAACAGAAATTTATAGAAGCCTGGGGTAAACTGGGTTCGGAATGGGGGATAAACCGCACGATGGCTCAGGTGCATGCCTTATTGCTGGTCTCGCCCGAGGCCCTCACTACAGAAGAAATCATGGACGACCTGAGTATTTCCAGGGGCAATGCGAACATGACGCTGAGGGATCTGATCGGATGGGGCCTGGTCGAAAAGCAACATCGGGCGGGTGAGCGTAAAGAGTATTTCTTTGCAGATAAAGACACCTGGAACATTGCAAAACAGGTAGCCAAAGAACGAAGAAAGAGAGAGCTTGATCCGGTTCTGAAAATTCTGAATGAATTATCCACAGTAAAAGGAGACGATAAGGATCCCGAATTCCTGACTTTCCATAAGTCGGTGACCGACATTAATAAATTGGCTAAGAATGTCGACAAAACACTGGATACCATGATCAAAGCGGAAGAAAGCTGGTTTTGGGGATCTATTGTTAAAATGTTCAGGTAA
- a CDS encoding TonB-dependent receptor: protein MKLTLVLLFLSNALLYAGSTAGQSMNDIKIDLSAKDLPLRKVLDLIEKRTPFVIGYENNSLNTARLFNIEAKQQSVAQILKELMKNNGVEIRQISDKYILINTQKVWPPMLVSGVVTDKRTGETLPGVSIRVKGSTAATQTDSKGSYRLSIPTDKEDVVIEVRSIGFKAREFHIPRNSASLSINIQLEEDLLGLDEVVVTGQGIDVSKRRLSSNVVSISEKDIRDIPASRIDQLLQSKLPNAQIRLTGGQAGATSIIRSRGVNSAFISSTPIIYVDGVRMDNLNTRAALGGGSATGAAISSISDIPMDNIEKIEFVNGGAATTLYGSDAANGVIQIITKKGGADKTDITLETQLGVETPTADYLHFKRSKDLLLQNGFYQKHNLALNGGDGKFGYSFSGGYQNSTGTQIYDQNSNRRIDLRTGLRASLGTKVTYESSFSYINNKYKRSRNGNQGGYTGLWFAESGASSITGPKFKSDLDAMTDEEYAAIKAYVDQAEALQDNGITINRFQTSQVFKYQPLKNLTFKATGGVDYRAQRQQIITTNKYLSHTTNTSINDQGSIDNFDRNYLGLTFEFNGQYEAKAGDFSFITTAGGQVFRNEDHQIQYLGSNIRDGAQTISIAATRTGDEYYSAVTSYGIYLQENAGYKNKLFLDLGLRGDGNSAFGKNIGTQYYPKIGISYIPSAEPYFKAIADVVSSAKVRGNYGIAGNFPTPFANERTISFVGFNGAQAASFGQPGNPDLKPEKTNTIEAGIDLGFLNDRVVISAGFYHSITNDALFVVPPAPSTGQISQLQNTGKILNRGLEFNTVLTPIKTASTSLKFNLSVNTLYNKVLSSGGAAAFNINGFSARTVQTVVQEGYPIGFIRGNYGVFNEEGLLVSTAAQQNLGTTVPDLFGSMGLNFQYQSFNFFANADYQKGANAVSFDRQFRFNYGASTEGIPQAEIDKSGRTKWLDITNRFVEKTDYIKVRTIGVGYNFKPTAWKGAVKSVNVGFSVVNPLNFSTSGFDPEATISGSSQGQNGATTGGISYSTYSAPRQFVGTMRVNF, encoded by the coding sequence ATGAAGCTAACACTAGTCCTGCTTTTTCTTTCAAATGCGTTGCTCTACGCTGGTTCAACCGCCGGGCAATCGATGAATGATATCAAGATAGACCTATCCGCAAAGGATCTTCCTTTGAGAAAGGTACTTGATTTAATCGAAAAAAGAACACCCTTTGTAATTGGCTATGAAAACAATAGCCTAAACACCGCCAGATTATTCAATATAGAAGCTAAACAACAATCAGTAGCTCAAATATTGAAAGAGCTGATGAAAAATAATGGGGTGGAAATCCGTCAGATCAGTGATAAGTACATCCTGATCAATACTCAAAAAGTATGGCCTCCAATGCTGGTCTCAGGTGTAGTTACGGATAAGCGTACAGGAGAAACGCTCCCTGGGGTAAGCATCAGGGTAAAAGGCAGTACAGCTGCCACCCAAACGGACAGCAAAGGGAGCTACCGGTTATCCATTCCAACAGACAAGGAGGATGTCGTTATTGAGGTGAGGTCCATAGGTTTTAAAGCCAGGGAGTTCCATATTCCAAGAAATTCGGCAAGCCTTAGCATCAATATTCAACTGGAAGAAGACCTTTTGGGCCTGGACGAAGTCGTAGTAACCGGTCAGGGGATTGATGTAAGCAAAAGGAGACTCTCCTCGAATGTCGTGAGCATTTCTGAAAAAGACATCAGAGACATCCCCGCTTCCAGAATAGATCAGCTGCTCCAGTCCAAATTGCCAAATGCACAGATCAGGTTAACCGGCGGACAGGCGGGTGCAACCTCCATCATCCGCTCGAGGGGTGTCAACTCGGCTTTCATCAGCTCTACTCCTATTATCTATGTAGATGGGGTAAGAATGGACAACCTGAATACCAGAGCTGCCCTGGGTGGTGGAAGTGCAACGGGTGCGGCCATCAGCTCGATTTCGGATATCCCTATGGATAACATAGAAAAAATTGAGTTCGTGAACGGTGGTGCAGCCACGACCTTATATGGCTCGGATGCGGCTAATGGTGTCATTCAGATCATTACTAAAAAAGGGGGCGCGGATAAGACGGACATTACCCTGGAGACACAGCTGGGTGTGGAAACCCCTACTGCTGATTATCTGCATTTCAAACGAAGCAAAGACCTGCTTTTACAAAATGGCTTTTATCAGAAACACAACCTGGCCCTAAACGGTGGCGATGGAAAGTTCGGATATAGCTTTTCCGGTGGCTATCAGAACAGTACAGGAACACAAATCTACGACCAGAACAGCAACAGGCGGATTGACCTCAGAACGGGATTAAGGGCCTCATTGGGCACAAAAGTTACTTACGAGAGTTCATTCAGTTATATCAATAATAAATATAAACGTAGCCGTAATGGAAACCAGGGTGGCTATACCGGTTTGTGGTTTGCCGAGAGTGGCGCATCTTCTATTACCGGTCCGAAGTTCAAAAGTGACCTGGATGCCATGACCGATGAGGAATATGCAGCTATTAAGGCGTATGTTGATCAGGCAGAGGCCTTGCAGGACAATGGCATTACGATCAACAGGTTCCAGACCTCCCAGGTGTTTAAATACCAGCCACTCAAAAACCTGACGTTCAAAGCAACCGGCGGCGTGGATTACCGGGCACAGCGGCAACAGATCATTACGACCAATAAATACCTCTCCCACACCACCAATACCTCGATAAACGATCAGGGAAGTATCGATAATTTTGATAGAAATTACCTCGGTCTGACTTTCGAATTCAACGGACAGTATGAGGCAAAAGCAGGCGATTTCTCTTTCATTACTACTGCTGGCGGACAGGTTTTCAGAAATGAGGACCATCAGATACAATACCTCGGTTCCAACATCAGGGACGGTGCACAGACCATCAGCATCGCAGCAACCCGAACGGGTGATGAATATTATTCTGCGGTGACCAGTTATGGGATCTACCTTCAGGAGAATGCGGGTTATAAGAACAAGCTGTTCCTGGATCTTGGCCTGCGTGGAGATGGAAACTCTGCTTTTGGAAAAAATATTGGCACACAGTATTACCCTAAAATCGGGATTTCCTATATTCCAAGTGCTGAACCTTATTTCAAGGCCATTGCTGATGTCGTTTCCTCCGCTAAGGTCCGCGGTAATTACGGTATTGCCGGAAACTTCCCTACCCCATTTGCAAACGAGCGGACCATCTCTTTCGTTGGTTTCAATGGTGCACAGGCAGCGTCCTTCGGACAACCTGGAAATCCGGATTTAAAACCTGAAAAGACCAATACCATAGAAGCAGGAATCGACCTTGGCTTTTTAAATGACCGGGTGGTCATTTCGGCAGGTTTCTATCATTCCATTACCAATGACGCCTTATTTGTAGTTCCACCGGCACCTTCCACAGGACAGATCAGCCAGTTACAAAATACAGGTAAAATCCTTAACCGCGGACTGGAATTCAATACGGTCCTCACGCCCATCAAAACGGCCAGTACAAGCCTGAAGTTTAACCTATCGGTAAACACCCTGTATAACAAAGTGCTGAGTTCAGGTGGTGCCGCTGCATTTAACATCAATGGTTTTAGTGCAAGAACGGTCCAAACTGTTGTCCAGGAAGGTTATCCGATTGGCTTCATCAGGGGCAATTATGGGGTATTCAATGAGGAAGGACTTTTGGTCAGCACTGCTGCACAGCAAAACCTGGGTACAACCGTACCTGATCTCTTTGGCAGCATGGGGCTGAACTTCCAATATCAATCATTCAATTTCTTTGCCAATGCCGATTACCAGAAAGGGGCCAATGCCGTATCATTTGACCGGCAGTTCAGGTTCAATTACGGTGCCTCGACAGAAGGGATTCCACAGGCCGAAATTGATAAAAGCGGAAGGACCAAATGGCTTGACATCACGAATAGGTTTGTAGAGAAAACCGATTACATCAAGGTAAGGACCATTGGTGTGGGTTATAACTTTAAACCTACCGCATGGAAAGGGGCAGTAAAAAGCGTCAATGTAGGTTTTTCTGTAGTCAACCCATTGAACTTCTCCACCTCAGGCTTCGATCCGGAGGCCACCATCAGTGGAAGTTCACAGGGCCAGAACGGAGCCACTACGGGGGGTATTTCCTACTCTACCTATTCCGCACCGAGACAATTTGTTGGAACAATGAGGGTAAATTTTTAA
- a CDS encoding luciferase family protein produces the protein MKKDKVFSFVVRHLSFLKHVPLFPQVFDSMLKIRVFLTKPDLLDWFDEIETEVLRWEGTDVSLHQYGGIQFNRKGKEIGHLHSNGLLDVLYTKERKGLLLKEGRIQPHHVFEKSGWISFYIVSQEDKDYAKELLKMAYDKSGREFPTRKPYTVQSVCP, from the coding sequence GTGAAAAAGGATAAGGTATTTTCATTTGTCGTCCGGCATCTGAGCTTTTTAAAGCATGTTCCATTGTTTCCGCAGGTGTTCGACAGCATGTTGAAAATCAGGGTCTTTCTGACGAAGCCCGACCTTCTGGATTGGTTCGATGAAATCGAAACAGAGGTATTGCGATGGGAGGGAACGGATGTCAGCCTGCATCAATATGGCGGAATTCAATTTAACCGGAAGGGAAAGGAAATCGGACATTTACACAGCAATGGATTGCTGGATGTCTTATATACCAAAGAGAGGAAAGGACTGTTGCTGAAAGAAGGCAGGATCCAGCCCCATCATGTTTTTGAAAAATCGGGCTGGATCAGCTTTTACATCGTAAGCCAGGAGGATAAAGATTATGCTAAGGAACTTTTGAAGATGGCCTATGATAAATCTGGCAGGGAATTTCCTACCAGAAAACCGTATACAGTGCAGTCAGTATGCCCATGA
- a CDS encoding FecR domain-containing protein, producing the protein MMSDKNKQKELKAVLTKYLQDDTDVALRNAVDSWYHTIGSVNEEAPLLSDPDSKTELAENIKLYLTRQIHPVKKPWFSTTYLKYAAAVLLMLSTGILGYTYLSQWRQASKKEIALFSDRHKQKKLLLPDGSKVLLNVGTELILSKDFGENQRKVSLRGEAFFEIAKDKNRPFIIQSGALSTRVLGTSFNINAYPDMDKIKIAVLTGKVMVAKNVAGIEETIAGGMTNGATLSFYKATGKTELKTEDTELFSFWKDNKLYIDNSTLSEIARQLERYYHLKVVFNTKTDQGKRYTIKFNKEPANRVMEILSILTKRKFTYQTNQITIK; encoded by the coding sequence ATGATGTCAGACAAAAACAAGCAGAAGGAGCTGAAAGCTGTCCTAACGAAATACCTCCAAGACGATACAGATGTAGCACTGCGCAATGCTGTAGACTCCTGGTACCATACCATTGGTTCTGTAAATGAAGAAGCTCCGTTATTAAGTGATCCGGATTCAAAAACTGAATTGGCAGAAAATATTAAACTTTATTTAACCCGTCAAATACATCCCGTTAAGAAACCCTGGTTTAGTACAACTTATCTTAAATATGCAGCAGCAGTATTACTGATGCTGAGTACGGGTATTTTAGGTTATACTTATCTCAGTCAGTGGAGACAGGCATCAAAAAAAGAAATTGCCTTATTTTCTGATCGCCATAAGCAAAAGAAACTGCTGCTCCCTGATGGCTCTAAGGTCTTGCTGAATGTCGGCACTGAGCTCATCCTATCCAAGGATTTTGGAGAAAACCAGCGCAAAGTCTCCCTTCGCGGTGAAGCATTTTTTGAAATAGCTAAAGATAAAAACCGGCCATTTATTATTCAATCAGGCGCTTTGAGCACCAGAGTTCTTGGAACATCATTCAATATCAATGCTTATCCGGATATGGATAAGATAAAAATAGCGGTATTGACCGGTAAGGTCATGGTGGCTAAAAATGTTGCCGGCATTGAGGAAACCATAGCCGGCGGAATGACAAATGGCGCCACACTAAGTTTTTATAAAGCCACAGGCAAAACAGAACTTAAGACAGAAGATACTGAACTCTTTTCCTTCTGGAAGGACAATAAACTCTATATAGACAACAGTACACTCAGCGAAATTGCCAGACAACTCGAAAGGTATTATCACTTAAAGGTGGTATTTAATACCAAAACAGATCAGGGTAAGCGCTACACCATAAAATTCAATAAGGAACCGGCCAACAGGGTCATGGAAATTCTATCCATACTGACCAAAAGAAAGTTTACTTATCAAACCAATCAGATCACCATTAAATAA
- a CDS encoding DUF6266 family protein, which translates to MGKLINGIFGGFHGRIGNLVGYTLNGKYIIRKIGRSSKPLTPGRKANCQKMTLVNEILSPSLPAIQVGYRLVVAGTDKNEYNEAVSYNKKNALQGTYPNLSLDYSKVLLSMGTLPAAIHPTLSQTGDQITFNWEVTADQAYQYANDRAMLVVYFPDLKVSRCDLLGSRRIEGVHTLKIAQDHVNERMEAYISFVKDNGRAVSDSMYAGVLNAPKNIEISEKTDPAREGSKQDFNYNGSDFDLISYRKYLLDLGTAVVEPAGGRKEIITSAWSIYILKSTVSDQRIGDCSIRFKQNEKFTAEMKVNISPAEQRKGYAKEAASAMISLVFGKSEVNRIVKIVDAQDEAAIALLKSLGFREEEYFKDSVFSEGKWASEYQFALVKPDWDLR; encoded by the coding sequence ATGGGAAAATTAATAAATGGCATATTTGGCGGATTCCACGGCAGAATCGGCAACCTGGTGGGTTATACCTTAAACGGTAAATACATCATCAGAAAAATAGGAAGAAGTTCTAAACCCCTCACTCCGGGCAGGAAAGCAAACTGTCAAAAAATGACACTTGTGAATGAGATCCTGAGCCCTTCCCTCCCTGCTATCCAGGTAGGATATCGCCTTGTGGTAGCAGGAACGGACAAAAACGAATACAATGAGGCGGTTTCTTACAATAAAAAAAATGCCCTTCAGGGAACTTATCCAAACCTCAGCCTGGACTATAGCAAAGTATTATTGAGCATGGGAACGCTTCCTGCAGCCATTCATCCTACCCTTAGTCAGACAGGCGATCAAATCACCTTTAACTGGGAAGTAACGGCTGATCAGGCCTATCAGTATGCCAATGATCGTGCAATGCTGGTGGTCTATTTTCCTGATTTAAAAGTATCCCGTTGCGATTTACTCGGTTCAAGAAGAATTGAAGGCGTACATACCCTCAAGATCGCTCAGGACCATGTAAATGAACGCATGGAAGCCTATATCTCCTTTGTCAAAGACAATGGAAGAGCAGTTTCGGACAGCATGTATGCGGGTGTTTTAAATGCCCCTAAAAACATAGAAATTTCAGAGAAAACAGATCCGGCAAGAGAAGGCTCAAAGCAGGATTTCAATTATAACGGTTCAGACTTTGACCTCATCAGCTATCGGAAATATCTTTTGGATCTGGGAACCGCCGTTGTCGAACCGGCAGGCGGGCGGAAGGAAATAATAACCAGCGCCTGGTCGATATACATACTAAAAAGCACGGTCAGCGATCAGAGAATTGGCGATTGCTCCATTAGATTCAAACAAAATGAGAAGTTTACCGCCGAAATGAAAGTTAACATTTCTCCAGCCGAACAACGCAAAGGTTATGCAAAAGAAGCGGCATCAGCGATGATATCCCTCGTGTTTGGCAAATCAGAAGTGAACCGGATCGTAAAAATCGTGGATGCGCAGGATGAGGCCGCGATTGCTTTGCTGAAAAGCCTGGGTTTCAGAGAAGAAGAATACTTTAAAGACAGTGTATTTTCAGAGGGCAAATGGGCCAGTGAATATCAGTTTGCGCTAGTAAAACCAGATTGGGATTTACGCTGA
- a CDS encoding sigma-70 family RNA polymerase sigma factor has translation MKNTSLSHQICDHRSCLEVFAMKFTNDVEDANDLVQDTLIKAIRYHALYKQGTNLRGWLYTIMRNTFINDYRKNSRKIALIDTTDDLSPYQLRNSAAGNHAEDKFVMEDIHKALAKLQPEYSGPFLRYFEGYKYHEIAEELNIPIGTVKTRIHVARQVLKEQLKMYKDRVKMN, from the coding sequence ATGAAAAACACTTCTTTAAGTCACCAGATTTGTGATCATCGCTCTTGTCTTGAAGTCTTCGCCATGAAGTTTACAAATGATGTGGAGGATGCCAATGATTTAGTTCAGGATACCCTGATCAAAGCCATTCGTTATCATGCTTTGTATAAACAAGGTACCAACCTGAGAGGTTGGTTATATACCATCATGAGAAATACCTTTATTAACGATTATCGTAAAAATAGCAGAAAGATCGCGTTGATTGATACTACGGATGATTTATCTCCCTACCAGCTGCGCAACAGTGCTGCAGGGAACCATGCTGAGGATAAATTTGTGATGGAGGACATCCATAAAGCTTTAGCAAAATTGCAGCCTGAATATTCCGGTCCGTTTTTAAGGTATTTTGAAGGATATAAATATCATGAAATAGCCGAAGAACTGAATATTCCGATTGGAACGGTGAAAACCAGAATCCATGTGGCCAGGCAGGTGCTGAAAGAACAATTAAAAATGTACAAGGATCGGGTTAAAATGAATTAG
- a CDS encoding DUF6055 domain-containing protein gives MKRKLEMMIIALAVMIASCKKESANVKDNAKAALMGTNLLVEKTIYIPNEWQGMDLNNNNSEWSYARTAASANIVIFWDKGFTTNPAQAPNVSLRFNPADVLIKAEQIYKSYRDTLKFTGPTSNLDSRKLMIFVKYTTDWIAAGAGFDNVVGALWVSPAALNINSVVAHELGHTFQYQVHCDGTYGYRDQNYVGSFWEQCAQYMSRQIYPSGSLDDVKFFYDNCYKNFSNEEIRYQSFHLQQYWRLKRGKDFLGILWRSATSPEHPLQTYKRITNSSQSVLNNEILDYAMRCVNWDLPDGQYVKAAAQSQNAVFKTLLTYNTADQYYTVNTANAPECYGFNVIELNVPSTSTATVNFSGINNGTFVNLQGWRYGFVSVNSSGTATYSTIGSNTQGSLSFTKPANTSRLWLVVSGAPQTHFNHEWGMTASQIPKFPYKVKFTNTQPKAL, from the coding sequence ATGAAAAGAAAATTAGAAATGATGATTATCGCACTTGCGGTAATGATTGCCTCCTGTAAAAAAGAGAGCGCAAATGTAAAAGACAATGCAAAAGCAGCATTGATGGGAACGAACCTGTTGGTAGAAAAAACCATTTATATCCCCAACGAATGGCAAGGCATGGACCTGAATAATAACAATTCTGAATGGAGTTATGCAAGAACGGCTGCTTCCGCCAATATCGTTATATTTTGGGATAAAGGCTTTACTACCAATCCTGCTCAAGCGCCAAACGTAAGTTTACGTTTCAACCCGGCAGATGTCCTGATTAAAGCAGAGCAGATTTATAAGAGCTATCGGGATACCTTGAAATTCACAGGCCCGACTTCAAACCTGGACAGCAGAAAGCTGATGATTTTCGTGAAATACACTACCGACTGGATCGCTGCAGGTGCCGGGTTCGACAACGTCGTTGGCGCACTATGGGTCTCACCTGCCGCATTAAACATCAATTCTGTGGTTGCACACGAACTGGGACATACCTTTCAATACCAGGTGCATTGCGATGGAACTTATGGCTACAGAGACCAGAATTATGTGGGGTCTTTCTGGGAGCAGTGTGCACAGTATATGTCGCGGCAAATCTATCCTTCAGGATCTCTGGACGATGTAAAATTCTTTTATGACAACTGTTATAAGAACTTTTCAAATGAAGAAATACGATACCAGTCCTTCCATCTTCAGCAGTATTGGAGGCTGAAACGCGGGAAAGACTTTCTGGGCATCTTATGGCGTTCGGCTACAAGCCCGGAGCATCCACTCCAAACCTATAAACGGATCACTAACAGCAGTCAGTCGGTGCTTAATAATGAAATCCTTGATTATGCCATGCGTTGCGTGAATTGGGATCTTCCTGATGGACAATACGTAAAGGCAGCGGCACAAAGCCAGAATGCCGTATTTAAAACACTATTGACTTATAACACCGCCGATCAATATTATACGGTTAACACAGCGAATGCACCTGAGTGTTACGGTTTTAATGTCATTGAACTGAACGTCCCTTCAACAAGTACCGCAACAGTAAATTTTAGTGGCATCAACAACGGGACCTTTGTGAACCTACAGGGATGGCGCTATGGCTTTGTGAGTGTGAACAGCAGCGGAACCGCAACTTACAGTACCATAGGATCAAATACCCAGGGATCACTTTCATTTACCAAACCAGCCAATACGAGCCGTTTATGGCTGGTGGTTTCCGGCGCACCTCAAACGCATTTTAACCATGAATGGGGAATGACCGCAAGTCAGATCCCTAAATTCCCCTACAAAGTAAAATTCACAAATACGCAGCCCAAAGCCCTATAG
- a CDS encoding sigma-70 family RNA polymerase sigma factor, translating into MNLSSDTSLIALIKIDNHLAYTTILDKYWADLYRHIWQKIKNADEAKDIVQDIFLGLWKNRAKIVTDERDSIAPYLFRAAKYAIINYFSRPGITITNESALYAAINAPSGIRTDDSLLLKELEQLVESEVSNLPERLQVPYRLSREQELTIKEIALSLSMSEQTVKNNISSALHKIRFKLGQHNSDVTIGFILAVAVFLHHK; encoded by the coding sequence ATGAATCTGTCCTCTGATACCAGTTTGATTGCGTTGATAAAAATCGACAACCACCTTGCCTATACGACAATTTTGGATAAATATTGGGCAGATTTATACCGCCATATCTGGCAAAAAATTAAAAACGCTGATGAGGCCAAAGATATCGTTCAGGATATTTTCCTTGGTCTTTGGAAAAACAGGGCTAAAATTGTGACTGATGAAAGGGATAGCATAGCGCCTTATTTATTCAGAGCCGCAAAATATGCGATCATCAATTATTTTTCCAGACCAGGAATTACGATCACCAACGAAAGCGCGCTATATGCTGCGATCAATGCACCATCAGGGATAAGAACAGATGATTCTCTGCTTCTTAAAGAACTTGAGCAGCTCGTAGAGTCAGAGGTCAGCAACCTTCCGGAACGGTTGCAGGTCCCCTATCGCCTGAGCAGGGAACAAGAGTTAACGATAAAAGAAATTGCACTCAGCCTTTCTATGTCGGAACAGACTGTTAAGAACAACATCAGCTCTGCACTCCATAAAATCCGGTTTAAACTTGGTCAGCACAATTCGGATGTTACAATTGGTTTTATTCTGGCAGTGGCGGTTTTTCTTCATCACAAATAA
- a CDS encoding lysophospholipid acyltransferase family protein, which produces MLRKGFSQLGIFLLTSISFLPLFVLYRVADVLYLLVYHVFGYRKKVVRENLSKSFPDKSPAEIKVIEKTFFRYLASLVIEIVKMKSISKSQLHKRVKFKNVDLVEAYLKNKESVLFCSSHYGNYEWVCMAIGLTFSGEHFPIYKPLTSEPFDHWFLKMRSKFGNHMVSMRQTLRAIQANKQLTSMFTFGSDQAPPKEESIYWTTFLNQETSIQLGIEKIAKKTNRPVFYLKTSYVKRGYYEVDCVPVCLDPSKTVEFEIAEHQARILEDMINVEPAYWLWSHRRWKHKRPLPQEESRRTADMV; this is translated from the coding sequence ATGCTTAGAAAAGGTTTCTCCCAGCTTGGTATATTTCTACTGACATCGATTTCGTTCTTGCCTTTGTTTGTCTTATACAGGGTGGCAGATGTGCTTTATCTGTTGGTGTATCATGTTTTTGGCTACCGCAAAAAGGTAGTTAGAGAGAACCTGAGTAAGTCTTTTCCGGATAAGAGCCCCGCTGAAATTAAGGTCATTGAAAAGACGTTTTTCAGATATCTGGCCTCTCTTGTCATTGAAATTGTGAAAATGAAAAGCATTTCAAAAAGCCAGTTGCATAAACGGGTGAAGTTTAAGAATGTAGATTTGGTAGAAGCTTATTTAAAGAATAAAGAGAGCGTACTTTTCTGCTCTTCACATTATGGGAATTACGAGTGGGTATGTATGGCCATCGGACTGACCTTTTCAGGGGAGCATTTCCCGATTTACAAACCTTTAACGAGCGAACCTTTTGACCATTGGTTTTTGAAGATGAGGAGTAAATTTGGTAACCATATGGTGTCTATGCGTCAGACATTAAGAGCGATTCAGGCAAATAAACAGCTCACAAGCATGTTTACTTTCGGCAGTGATCAGGCACCACCAAAAGAGGAATCTATTTACTGGACTACTTTTCTGAACCAGGAAACTTCTATCCAGTTGGGGATCGAAAAAATAGCAAAGAAAACCAACCGACCCGTTTTTTATCTGAAAACAAGCTATGTAAAACGTGGCTACTATGAAGTAGACTGTGTGCCGGTTTGCTTAGATCCTTCAAAAACCGTGGAATTTGAAATTGCAGAGCATCAGGCCCGTATTCTGGAAGATATGATCAACGTGGAACCCGCCTATTGGTTATGGAGCCACCGCAGGTGGAAACACAAGCGGCCCCTGCCTCAGGAGGAAAGTCGCCGCACTGCCGATATGGTTTAA